The proteins below are encoded in one region of Pectinophora gossypiella chromosome 26, ilPecGoss1.1, whole genome shotgun sequence:
- the LOC126378373 gene encoding zinc transporter foi, producing MSHHILKVCMFCLLCAAHTCGSHVDKTEGLSSFEPKILELENAALLDEKRREESRIRYNQKLQKIRHRDRSKREAKNVDPTSFVERIFTLYGDPESKTMNLTGFNNMLEGLNLHKLIEGGKEEKTDRRSGVYGLTTQEDAVNCVNSEELITRVNAKLKPHNVNHEHDHEHKHELVEDNRTDQVITKDTLQALCPILLYQQLANNSLEQLGCVKETMLYERVSALENNASQHARTHLSERNGTQHQSNKSMFHVWLYSSLSITAISACGLLGVAVIPIMHKTYYNHLLQFLVALAVGTLCGDALLHLMPHAMSPMEDHEHSHGHETAVDLRASHDDGMWKGLAAMLGVVFFYFTEKGLTVVVEWRKRRQKLEEDKLPTRVRVLKDETVGGCSGGAKAPITNSSSNSLMKIFKRDEKGDPTTKTCKHKYSEYPYCYDEIDTDTHDDHHLRDGQLPPSPKSKNHNNSVSVVSSNALNPDGKEEPTAKDWLLKGETTPAVVEMNNIKHKHEDGTKDLKDGDSYTVILREHSRAHHGHSHAHGHVHAPPSSIASVAWMVIMGDGLHNFTDGMAIGAAFASNIAGGFSTAIAVLCHELPHELGDFAVLLKAGMSVRRAVCYNVLSSALCLAGMVCGVLAGHAPSATRWLFAAAAGMFLYIALVDMMPELSTSHSKEGTLCQCILQLMGLATGIGIMLVIALYEHDLKNLFG from the exons ATGTCTCACCATATACTTAAGGTATGCATGTTCTGCCTCTTATGCGCCGCTCACACATGCGGCTCTCACGTCGACAAAACTGAAGGCCTATCGTCTTTCGAGCCCAAAATCTTAGAACTCGAAAACGCCGCTTTACTAGACGAGAAAAGAAGAGAAGAGTCGAGAATCAGATACAATCAGAAACTCCAGAAAATTAGACATAGAGATAGATCGAAGAGGGAAGCGAAAAATGTGGACCCTACCTCCTTCGTGGAGAGGATTTTCACCCTATACGGTGATCCGGAAAGTAAAACCATGAATTTGACTGGGTTTAATAATATGCTCGAGGGCTTAAACCTACACAAGTTAATAGAAGGTGGTAAAGAGGAAAAGACTGATCGCAGAAGTGGTGTGTACGGTCTAACAACGCAAGAAGATGCTGtcaat TGCGTAAACAGCGAGGAACTAATAACAAGGGTGAATGCGAAATTAAAACCGCACAATGTCAACCACGAGCATGACCACGAACACAAACACGAATTGGTAGAAGACAACAGAACAGATCAGGTCATAACAAAAGATACGTTACAGGCCCTCTGTCCCATTCTATTGTACCAGCAACTTGCCAACAACTCCTTAGAGCAACTTGGTTGCGTGAAAGAGACGATGCTATACGAAAGAGTGTCTGCCTTGGAGAACAACGCGTCACAACACGCCAGAACGCATTTGAGCGAGCGAAATGGAACGCAGCATCAATCGAACAAGAGCATGTTCCACGTTTGGTTATATTCTTCTTTGAGTATAACAGCTATTAGTGCCTGTGGTCTTCTAGGTGTTGCTGTGATACCAATTATGCATAAAACCTATTACAACCACTTATTACAGTTCTTAGTAGCCTTAGCTGTAGGCACGCTATGTGGAGATGCCTTGTTACACCTCATGCCTCACGCGATGAGCCCTATGGAGGACCACGAACACTCCCACGGGCACGAGACAGCCGTAGACTTGAGAGCGTCTCATGACGATGGGATGTGGAAGGGATTAGCAGCCATGTTAGGAGTAGTCTTCTTCTACTTCACCGAAAAGGGCTTGACGGTTGTCGTTGAGTGGAGGAAGCGCAGGCAAAAGCTTGAGGAGGACAAACTACCTACGCGCGTCAGGGTTCTGAAGGACGAGACTGTAGGTGGCTGCTCGGGTGGTGCCAAAGCGCCCATAACAAATTCCTCTTCGAATTCCCTCATGAAAATCTTCAAGAGGGACGAGAAGGGCGACCCGACAACGAAGACTTGCAAACACAAATACTCAGAATATCCTTACTGTTACGACGAGATTGACACAGATACTCACGATGACCACCATTTGAGGGACGGACAGCTTCCCCCAAGCCCAAAATCCAAGAACCACAACAACTCTGTCAGCGTAGTGTCTTCAAATGCGTTGAATCCAGATGGTAAAGAGGAGCCAACTGCGAAAGACTGGCTGCTCAAAGGTGAGACCACGCCAGCTGTGGTGGAAATGAACAACATAAAACACAAGCACGAAGACGGCACGAAGGATTTGAAGGATGGGGACAGTTATACTGTTATTTTGAG GGAGCACTCTCGCGCCCACCACGGCCACTCGCACGCCCACGGGCACGTGCACGCGCCGCCCTCGTCCATCGCCTCCGTGGCCTGGATGGTCATCATGGGCGATGGCTTGCACAACTTCACTGATGGAATGGCCATTG GAGCGGCGTTCGCTTCAAACATAGCTGGTGGATTCTCCACAGCCATCGCTGTGCTGTGTCATGAACTGCCACATGAACTtg GTGATTTCGCGGTGCTGTTGAAGGCGGGTATGTCGGTGCGGCGCGCCGTGTGCTACAACGTGCTATCGTCGGCGCTGTGCCTGGCCGGCATGGTCTGCGGCGTGCTGGCCGGCCACGCGCCTTCCGCCACGCGCTGGCTgttcgccgccgccgccgggatGTTCCTCTACATAGCACTCGTCGACATG ATGCCCGAACTGAGCACGTCGCATAGCAAAGAAGGCACCCTCTGCCAGTGCATACTCCAACTGATGGGCCTAGCCACTGGCATCGGGATAATGTTGGTCATAGCCCTATACGAGCACGACCTGAAGAACTTATTCGGATAA